The Hyphomicrobiales bacterium DNA segment AACGGCTTTTTCTGCCGCATCAAGGCGCTGTTCATCACGCCCGCGCATTACAATATTGGTGACGAATTTACCGTTCAACATGGTTGGATAAGAACCAATAGACACATCGTCAAAGTCTTCCTGTATGGCGCCCAGCCCTTTCGCAATCGTCCCCTCACCTTGGGTGAATGGAAGCGTGCGAGAAAGAACAAGCTTGCCAGTTGCAAGCGTTGGCCCAACCTCATCAAGCATTGCACGCATAACGGCTGGAACACCGGCCATCACATGCACATTTTCAATTTTGAAGCCTGGAGGTGCAGACGCTTTATTGACGATCAATGACGCACCAAAAGGAATGCGGGCCATCCGCATCCGCGCTTCATTCAAATCAACATCTGCTGGATAATGCGCCTTCATCATCGCAATTGCTTCGTCATTGTGGTCAATCCCCACATTGAAAGCCGCCGCCATTGCG contains these protein-coding regions:
- a CDS encoding molybdopterin-binding protein, which codes for MSKSEQITAAVLVIGDEILSGRTKDTNSGYIAEYLTNIGVDLMEIRVVSDDMETIIETVRTLSSTYTYVFSTGGIGPTHDDITADAMAAAFNVGIDHNDEAIAMMKAHYPADVDLNEARMRMARIPFGASLIVNKASAPPGFKIENVHVMAGVPAVMRAMLDEVGPTLATGKLVLSRTLPFTQGEGTIAKGLGAIQEDFDDVSIGSYPTMLNGKFVTNIVMRGRDEQRLDAAEKAVAHLIETLS